GCCGCGGCCGCTGACGCGGGCCGGGCGCGGGCGCGGCGCGGGGCCACGCCCAGGGTGGATCAGAAACGCTGCGGAGACAGGCCCGGGAGCAGCGTTTTCGATCCACGCCGTGGCGCGCGGATGGAAAACGTCGGTGGGAGGGGCTGGGAACCGGCGGTTTCCATCCGCATGGCTGTTGCGCGGATGGAAAACGTCGGTGGGGCGGGCCGGGAACCGGCAGTTTCCATCCGTGCGAGGCGGACGCATCCGCCGGATGAGTCAGACGGATGCCAGGGAGCCGCGACTGCGCCAACTGGACGGCGTCATGCCGGTGTGCCGGCGGAACGCGCGGCTGAAGCCCTCGTCCGAGCCGTAGCCCAGTTCACGAGAGACCTCGCTCACGCCGCGGCCGTCCATGAGCAGCGCACGCGCAGCGCGCATGCGCACCTCGGCTACATGCTGCGCAGGCGACCGGCCGAATGCGATGCGGAACCGCTCGGCGAACACTGATCGTGACAGGGCGCTCAGCGCGGCCATGCTCTCGACCGTCCAGTCGCGGCCCGGGTCGCTGCGCACTGCGTCGATCACGCGCTCCAGGAAGGGATCGCCGGTGGCGGAGGGCCAGCCCTGCGGGGCGCAACCCAGTCGCGACCACGCGCGGATCACCGACTGCAGCAGTGTGGTCGCCATCATCCGGCAGATCACGAGGTCGCCGCGGCCGTGGTCGACGGCGTCGTCACTGCCCATGTGCTGGGCGAGGGCGGCGGCTGCCGGTTCGAGCTCGTCGAAGTGGTGGATCCAGGCGGAGTCGGGCAGGAGGTCGGCGAGGTGCGCGGCGCTGTCGGCCCAGTTCAGGTGCGAGATGAGCACGCCGGACCCCGCCGGCACGTGGATCGTGAGCGCGCGCTTTCCGGACACCAGCAGCGCATCGCCCGAGGCCAGATGCTCGGGTAGCGGTGTACCGGCCGGCAGGTGGATATCCCCGTCGAGGACGTATACGAGCGAGAGTCCGGCATCGCCGACCGCGATCGCCTGATCGGTGACGGACAGGATGCGGTGCTGCGAGCGAACACTGATCGCGACGTCTCCGAGGAGGCGCTCCAGCGCGTCGTCGTGCAGGGGCGGCGCGGCGATGCTCATGCGTCAGGAGAACCGTCCGTCGCGTCCCCCTATTCCGAAACGGCCCGGCGGCTGATGCCGTCGGGCCGTTTCGGGTGCTGAAGCTCAGCCGTGGTGGTGGTGGAAATGGACGTGCGCCGGGGCGCCGCGGTGAGAGAAGCGGCGACCGCCGAACCCCTCTCCGCGTCGGAAGCGGTCGCCGGGGCCGAAGCCCTCACCACGCGGGTGCTCGCCCGGTTCGGACCCTTCGCCGGGTCCGAAGCCTCTGAAGCGCCCGCCGTGCCCGGAGTCCTCGCCGCGCCCGGAGTGCTCGCCGTGGAATCCGTGACGGAAGCGCTCGCCGTGGAATCCGTGGCCGAAGCCGCGGTGTCCGCCGGGATGCCGATGGCCGAATCGACCCTCGCGTCGGGGGAGACGGCGGCCCTCGGCCCAGCCGAACTCGCGCGCGATCTTCTCGAGCGATGCGGTCATGGTGGCGTACTCCTCAGGGGAGACGGCGCCGGCGACGCGGGCGCGGATCTCGTCCACGGCGATGCCGAGGCGCTGCTTCGCGAGGGTGCCGGCCTCGGTGAGGGTCCAGCCCTCCTTGCTGCGCTCGACCCAGCCGAGTTCCAGAAGGCGGTGCAGCTTGCGTGCGCGCAGCGGGCGGTCGGATGCCGCGGGTGCGGCGAACGTGCCGTCGATGCGGTTCAGCATCCGCCACTCGCGACGCGTGATGCCCTCGTCGTCGAAGACGGTGGCGAGCTCGGCGCGCAGCAGGCGGTCGACTGCCGTGATCCAGTAGCCGAACGGGCGGCTGTTCTCGGTGGTGTTGTCGTTGTCGTTCGTGTCAGTGGTGTTCATGGTGTTCCTTTGCATGTCATAGTGCATATGCATGTAGTGTGACATGCGAGTGCAGTGCATGTCAAATCACATGTAAAATCGCCCTATGACCGCAGACCCCGTCGACCCCGCCGACATCATCGCGGCCGCGCTGTCGCGGCTGCGCGGTCGGCGCCAGCATCCGCACGACCACGGACCCCACGAGCACGGGCCGCACGGAATGCGCCCGCGCGGCCGACGCAGCCCGTGGGGTGCCGATGGCGGTCTGCGGCACGGTGCGCCGGCACTGATCCGCATGGTGGAGGCGCTGTCCGCGGCATCCGAACCGCTCAGCGTGAGCGGCCTGGCCGAGGCGATCGGCGTCGATCAGCCGCGCGCCTCTCGCCTGGTGCAGCAGGGGGTCGACCGCGGCTGGGTGCGCCGCGAGGCCGACCCCGACGACGCGCGACGCACGCGGATCGCACTCACCTCCGAGGGAGTGCGTCTGTTCCGCGGCGTGCGCGGCGAGCGACGCGAGGCGCTCGGCCGGGCGCTCGCCGCCTTCACCGACGAGGAGAGCGCTGAACTCGCACGACTGCTCACCAAGCTCGCCGACAACTGGAACGTCTGAGCTACCGCTGTTCGGCGCGCTCACGTCGGTCGTCGACGGCGGCATCCCCGACTGCGGAGAGGCCGCCCGCGGCGAAGGCGAGCACAGCATCCAGCACCGGATCGGCGGCGAGGATGCGATTGTGGCCGAAGCCGCGGGTGAGTAAGAGGTGCGAGCGTCCGCTGTGTGCGGCCGCGAGGTCGCGGGAGTTCTGCGCATCGATCCGCATGTCGTTCTCGTCGTGCGCGACGAGCAGCTCGACGCCGGCGGGGAGCGGGTTCGCCAGAGAGTCGAAGAGCGCGTCCGACTCCGCGCGGGTCAGGCCCAGGCGGCGGTAGAAGGCCTTCTCGAAGGCCGCGCGCACCCGAGGCGTGAGCCGCAGCATCCGCTGGAACTCGTCGTGCAACGCGCTCCCTGTTCCCGCGCCTGCGATCGAGACGACGCCGCGCGTCGGTACACCGGCTCGCACGGCGGCGAGCGCGGCGAAGGCGCCGAAGGAGTGGCCCACGATGATGTCGAAGGGGCCGTCGGATGCGCTCAGCCGGCGCGCGGCGGAGATCCAGTCCCGCGCGTCGGTGCGTTTTCCGGCGGAGTCGCCGTGGGCCGGAGCATCGAATCCGACGACGCGGTAGCCCTCTCCGACGAGATCGCGCACGAGGGTCGCGAACTGCGAGGTGCGTCCATTCCAGCCGTGCATGACCAGCGCCGCGCGCGTTCCGGTTCCCCACTGGTAGGTCGTGACCGCGTTGCCCTGCACGTCGATCACCTCCCGCCGCGCCGCCCGGTGGGTGGTGAGGTCGTCCGCGCGCACTCGCATTCTCGGTGACGTCGTCAGAAACGCGGAGTGCGCCAGTCGTCCCGCGATGGCCGGAGAGACGGCGCCGGTGAGTCGGATGCTGCGCTCGACGGCGCTCATGGGCGAGGACACGATGGATGCTCCAATCAATACGAACGATCGTGCATAGACTATCGGTACGATCGTTCGTAGACTAGGGGTGTGGCAGATTCGATGACGGAGCAGGCGGATCTCCTCCGCGACGGGAGACGCGCGCGCGGCGACGCCTCGCGTCGGGCTGTGATGTCGTACGCGACCGATCTCACCTCGATCGAGGGCCTCGACGGGTTGAGCATCGGCCGGTTGGCGGAGGTGTCCGGGCACAGCAAGAGCAGTATCGCCGGTCTGTTCCGGAACAAGGAGGGCCTGCAGCTGGCGACGGTCGCCGCCGGTCGTGCGGTGTTCACTGCGGTCGTCGTGGAGCCCGCTCGCGAGCATGCGCGCGGGCTCGCGCGGCTGGTGGCCCTCATGCACCACGTCATCGAGTACTCCCGCACGCGCGTCTTCGCCGGCGGATGCTTCTTCGCCGCAGTCAGCGCCGACTACGACTCCAAATCAGGGCCGGTCCGTGACGCCGTGCGCGACGCGATGGAGGACTGGTACGTCTACATCGAGATCCAGGTGCGCGCTGCCGTGGATGCCGGGCAGCTCGAGCTCGACACGGACGGCATCTCACAGCTGGCCTTCACGCTGCCCGCGTTGTACGAGCAGGCGAACGCCCGATCACTGCTGTACAGCAGTGATCAGCCCTACCTGCTCGCCAGGCGCGGCATGCGATCCGTGCTTCAGGCAGCGGGAGCGGACCCCGGGATGCTGACGCTGCTCGAGAGTTGACGCGCGGGCGCGCGGGCGCGTCAGCTGTGGACGGCCTGCACCAGCAGGCGCAGGGCGCTCTCGGATGCGCTGCCGCGTTCCGTCGTGCAGATAATGACGGTGTTGCTCGTGACGCTGGGGACGGAGAGCAGCTGCTGCGTGATCTGCATCTCGCCGACCAGCGGATGCGACATCCGATACCGGGCCGTGGCGGTGGTGCGGATGCGGTTCAGCGCCCAGAGGCGAGTGAAATCCTCGCTCTGCGCGGTCAGCGAGCCGATGAGCTCCAGCAGGCGACGGTCGGTGGACTGCCCGGCGGCCAGGAGCCGCAGGTGGCCGACGCTCGCGATGGCC
Above is a genomic segment from Microbacterium sp. W4I4 containing:
- a CDS encoding AraC family transcriptional regulator, coding for MSIAAPPLHDDALERLLGDVAISVRSQHRILSVTDQAIAVGDAGLSLVYVLDGDIHLPAGTPLPEHLASGDALLVSGKRALTIHVPAGSGVLISHLNWADSAAHLADLLPDSAWIHHFDELEPAAAALAQHMGSDDAVDHGRGDLVICRMMATTLLQSVIRAWSRLGCAPQGWPSATGDPFLERVIDAVRSDPGRDWTVESMAALSALSRSVFAERFRIAFGRSPAQHVAEVRMRAARALLMDGRGVSEVSRELGYGSDEGFSRAFRRHTGMTPSSWRSRGSLASV
- a CDS encoding MarR family winged helix-turn-helix transcriptional regulator, which produces MTADPVDPADIIAAALSRLRGRRQHPHDHGPHEHGPHGMRPRGRRSPWGADGGLRHGAPALIRMVEALSAASEPLSVSGLAEAIGVDQPRASRLVQQGVDRGWVRREADPDDARRTRIALTSEGVRLFRGVRGERREALGRALAAFTDEESAELARLLTKLADNWNV
- a CDS encoding alpha/beta hydrolase, encoding MSSPMSAVERSIRLTGAVSPAIAGRLAHSAFLTTSPRMRVRADDLTTHRAARREVIDVQGNAVTTYQWGTGTRAALVMHGWNGRTSQFATLVRDLVGEGYRVVGFDAPAHGDSAGKRTDARDWISAARRLSASDGPFDIIVGHSFGAFAALAAVRAGVPTRGVVSIAGAGTGSALHDEFQRMLRLTPRVRAAFEKAFYRRLGLTRAESDALFDSLANPLPAGVELLVAHDENDMRIDAQNSRDLAAAHSGRSHLLLTRGFGHNRILAADPVLDAVLAFAAGGLSAVGDAAVDDRRERAEQR
- a CDS encoding TetR/AcrR family transcriptional regulator produces the protein MADSMTEQADLLRDGRRARGDASRRAVMSYATDLTSIEGLDGLSIGRLAEVSGHSKSSIAGLFRNKEGLQLATVAAGRAVFTAVVVEPAREHARGLARLVALMHHVIEYSRTRVFAGGCFFAAVSADYDSKSGPVRDAVRDAMEDWYVYIEIQVRAAVDAGQLELDTDGISQLAFTLPALYEQANARSLLYSSDQPYLLARRGMRSVLQAAGADPGMLTLLES